A window of Chryseobacterium aquaeductus genomic DNA:
AGGTGTTTTTTTGTATGGAATGATTTTATTCCTAAAAAACAATACAACAACATTACAAGTTCGTAGGCAATATATTTTTAATTTATCGATTGTAAGTGTCTTTTCAATCTTGTTATTTTTTAAAAATATTTCCAATATAGTAGAAGGTGATGTCTCGCCATTTTTACCATATAAATTTTTTTGGGAAGAAAATAATAAATAGTCTATGAAAAATTCAGTAATAACTCCGATGTTCAATGCAGAGAAAAATGTAAATATTACGACAAGCGGCACTTTGATTATTAATAAATCAACCATTGTTTTAGCTAACACCTTTATTACGGATATTGATCATCACTATCAGAAAATAGGAATTCCTATTCTTGACCAGAAAATCATAGTTAAGAAAACAGAAATTGGAGAAAATTGTTTTATTGGAATGGGTGTTGCAATCCAAACAGGGACAATATTAGGAAATCAATGTATAGTGGGGTCAAATTCTGTTGTGAGAGGTGTTTTTCCTGATTATTCAGTGATCGTCGGTTGCTCCTGCTAAAATAGTGGAAAAATTTAATCTG
This region includes:
- a CDS encoding DapH/DapD/GlmU-related protein; amino-acid sequence: MKNSVITPMFNAEKNVNITTSGTLIINKSTIVLANTFITDIDHHYQKIGIPILDQKIIVKKTEIGENCFIGMGVAIQTGTILGNQCIVGSNSVVRGVFPDYSVIVGCSC